One Paenibacillus sp. FSL H7-0737 DNA segment encodes these proteins:
- a CDS encoding VOC family protein: MTTKTTLHPDVEIGLVQIRVSNLERSLTFYQDVVGLSVLRQSGREVEMTADGHNVLLILREIENAKVLRPNSVAGLYHFAILVPDRPSLGLVVRNLIASGIEVGQGDHLVSEALYIQDPDNNGIEIYRDRPRDTWKYDAEGHVMMTTDPVDVDGLLAASEGLQWNGLPAGTVIGHVHFHVGNLTKAKEFYVGLLGFDQVANYGSAAMFISAGGYHHHIGLNIWAGQGAPVAPADAVGIDYFTLLLPNEEERTSVVERVKQAGYTVVEEIGAPTFKDPWNIGIRLIVKSHTK; encoded by the coding sequence ATGACAACTAAAACAACACTTCATCCGGACGTAGAGATTGGTCTGGTACAAATTAGAGTAAGTAATTTAGAGCGTTCGCTCACCTTTTATCAGGACGTGGTGGGGTTAAGTGTCTTGCGGCAATCTGGCCGTGAGGTGGAAATGACTGCTGACGGTCATAATGTGTTATTGATTCTGCGGGAGATTGAGAATGCAAAGGTTCTTCGTCCGAACTCAGTGGCTGGATTGTATCATTTTGCTATCCTTGTTCCGGATCGTCCTAGCTTGGGACTCGTTGTACGCAATTTGATCGCGTCGGGAATTGAAGTGGGTCAGGGAGATCATTTGGTGAGTGAAGCACTGTATATTCAGGACCCGGATAACAACGGAATCGAAATTTATAGAGATCGTCCTAGGGATACATGGAAGTATGATGCGGAAGGGCATGTAATGATGACAACGGACCCAGTGGATGTAGATGGTTTGTTGGCGGCTTCTGAAGGTTTACAATGGAACGGGCTGCCAGCTGGAACGGTGATCGGACATGTACACTTTCATGTGGGTAATTTAACTAAGGCGAAGGAGTTCTACGTTGGTTTGCTTGGTTTTGATCAAGTAGCTAATTATGGCAGTGCGGCAATGTTTATCTCAGCAGGTGGGTATCATCACCACATTGGATTGAATATATGGGCAGGGCAAGGCGCACCTGTGGCACCTGCTGATGCAGTAGGAATTGATTATTTCACCTTACTTCTTCCGAATGAAGAGGAGCGTACGTCTGTAGTGGAGCGTGTTAAGCAGGCGGGTTACACCGTTGTTGAAGAGATTGGAGCCCCTACATTCAAAGATCCATGGAACATTGGAATCAGACTTATAGTGAAAAGTCATACGAAATAA
- a CDS encoding beta-1,6-N-acetylglucosaminyltransferase, giving the protein MESFKMAYVILCHKNPEQINMLIDSLTNDSVEFFLHVDQKSGIEGDITHRNDIHFVKEPIDVRWGHYSQIECVLKCFALIKEHGKFNYIHIISGQDLPLASNEVILDFFKKNQGNEFVKHQQLPNTSETWGCYERVSVYYPRFLISRTRRMAAIRMRYIKAVMNVPFLHRRLGVLPKSLYKGSNWMSITGECMEYIMEFTSTSPEYVRFFKNTLCGDEIFFHTIILNSGFKNNVRSEIKRYTDWETGPDYPRTLTIEDYDRITSTGTECFWGRKFDLDIDRSIVQDLLDINTKVKTS; this is encoded by the coding sequence TTGGAATCATTCAAAATGGCGTATGTGATCCTTTGTCACAAAAATCCTGAGCAGATCAATATGCTAATCGATAGTTTAACTAATGACTCCGTCGAGTTTTTCCTACATGTCGATCAGAAGAGTGGTATTGAAGGTGATATTACTCATCGTAACGATATTCATTTTGTGAAAGAGCCTATTGATGTAAGGTGGGGACATTACAGTCAGATTGAATGTGTTTTGAAGTGTTTTGCGCTGATCAAAGAACATGGGAAATTCAATTATATACACATCATAAGTGGTCAGGATCTGCCCTTAGCTTCCAACGAAGTTATTCTTGATTTCTTTAAGAAGAATCAGGGGAACGAATTTGTGAAGCATCAGCAATTACCGAATACTTCTGAAACGTGGGGATGTTATGAGCGGGTGTCGGTTTATTATCCTAGATTCCTGATCTCAAGAACCAGGCGTATGGCTGCCATTAGAATGAGGTATATTAAAGCAGTAATGAACGTTCCATTCTTGCATAGAAGGTTGGGTGTTCTGCCAAAATCGCTGTATAAAGGCTCTAACTGGATGTCTATTACAGGTGAATGTATGGAATACATCATGGAGTTTACTTCTACTTCTCCAGAGTATGTTAGATTTTTTAAGAACACATTATGTGGAGATGAAATCTTCTTCCATACGATTATTTTGAATAGTGGGTTTAAGAACAATGTACGGAGTGAAATTAAGAGGTATACAGACTGGGAAACAGGACCGGATTATCCAAGAACACTAACGATAGAAGATTATGACCGGATCACTAGTACGGGTACAGAATGCTTTTGGGGGAGAAAGTTTGATCTCGATATCGACAGAAGCATCGTTCAGGATCTCCTTGATATAAATACTAAAGTAAAAACATCGTAA
- a CDS encoding NAD(P)-dependent oxidoreductase, translating into MKIAVVGASGKAGSRITQEALDRGHEVTAIVRDASKVANRKAKVIEKDVFALTAEDLKGFDVVVNAFGAPFGQEHLHVDAGNVLIEALKDAPNTRLIVVGGAGSLYVDEAKTLKVVDTPDFPDFIKPTATNQGKNLEILQGTDSLSWTFVSPSANFAIGTRTGSYVKGKDHLLVNSKGESYVSYEDYAIAIVDEIEQPQHIRERFTVVSES; encoded by the coding sequence ATGAAAATCGCAGTTGTAGGAGCAAGTGGAAAAGCCGGAAGCCGAATCACTCAGGAAGCGCTAGATAGAGGCCATGAAGTTACAGCCATTGTACGGGATGCATCGAAAGTTGCAAATCGTAAGGCAAAGGTCATCGAAAAGGATGTATTTGCACTTACCGCTGAAGATTTGAAGGGTTTTGATGTTGTTGTGAATGCTTTTGGAGCACCATTTGGACAAGAGCATCTGCATGTGGATGCCGGAAATGTGCTTATTGAAGCATTAAAGGATGCCCCTAATACAAGATTGATTGTAGTTGGAGGTGCGGGAAGTTTATACGTAGATGAAGCTAAGACGCTTAAAGTGGTAGATACCCCTGATTTCCCTGACTTTATCAAGCCAACGGCTACGAATCAAGGGAAGAACCTGGAGATCCTGCAAGGTACAGACTCGCTGTCTTGGACCTTCGTTAGTCCATCCGCTAATTTTGCAATTGGGACAAGAACGGGTTCTTATGTGAAAGGCAAAGATCATCTGCTTGTGAATTCCAAAGGTGAGAGCTATGTCAGCTATGAAGATTATGCGATTGCTATTGTAGATGAAATTGAACAGCCGCAGCATATTCGTGAACGGTTT